A genomic stretch from Capricornis sumatraensis isolate serow.1 chromosome 4, serow.2, whole genome shotgun sequence includes:
- the APOBEC1 gene encoding C->U-editing enzyme APOBEC-1, whose translation MASDRGPPAGDPTLRRRIEPLEFEFSFDPRNFCKEACLLYEIQWGNSRDVWRHSGKNTTKHVERNFIEKIASERHFCPSISCSIFWYLSWSPCWECSKAIREFLNQHPNVTLVIYIARLFQHMDPQNRQGLKDLFHSGVTIQVMRDPEYDYCWRNFVNYPQGKEAHWPRYPPLWMNLYALELYCIISGLPPCLQISRRYQNQLRVFRLIPQNCHYQMIPPYILLATGMIQLPVTWRWIE comes from the exons ATGGCTTCTGACAGAG GTCCTCCAGCGGGAGATCCCACATTGAG GAGAAGAATTGAACCCTTGGAATTTGAATTCTCCTTTGACCCCAGAAACTTCTGTAAAGAGGCCTGTCTGCTCTATGAAATCCAGTGGGGCAACAGCCGGGACGTCTGGCGACACTCGGGCAAAAACACCACCAAGCATGTTGAACgcaattttatagaaaaaattgCTTCAGAAAGACATTTTTGCCCATCCATCAGCTGCTCCATCTTCTGGTACTTGTCCTGGAGTCCCTGCTGGGAATGCTCCAAGGCCATTAGAGAATTTTTGAATCAGCATCCTAATGTGACCCTAGTTATTTACATAGCACGGCTTTTCCAGCACATGGATCCGCAAAACCGGCAAGGACTCAAAGACCTGTTTCATAGCGGTGTGACTATCCAGGTCATGAGAGACCCAG AGTATGATTACTGCTGGAGGAATTTTGTCAACTACCCCCAGGGGAAAGAAGCTCACTGGCCAAGATATCCCCCTCTGTGGATGAACTTGTATGCACTGGAACTCTACTGTATCATTTCA ggtCTCCCTCCCTGCTTACAGATTTCAAGAAGATATCAGAATCAGCTCAGAGTGTTCAGACTTATTCCTCAAAATTGTCATTACCAAATGATTCCACCCTATATCCTTTTAGCGACAGGGATGATACAACTTCCTGTGACTTGGAGATGGATAGAATGA
- the GDF3 gene encoding growth/differentiation factor 3 encodes MLPSLAALALCLLYTLALGQTLQFHEHVFLRFLGLDKVPSPKKFQPVPSILKRIFQAQEAAASTGISKDLCYVKELGVRGNILRLLPDQGSFLYSENLSHAPCLQKLLSFNLSAIGDEEQLTMAQLGLDLGPNTYYNLGPELELSLSLVQTEPHVRDQATPKMGKMFTLQSVPWPQGVLHFNLLDVAKRNNDPHKNLALFLEIVVKGGRASGENFQLEGTCARLRRSLHASLLVVTLHPEQCRSPSRKRRAAVSTSKAACKSLCHRHQLFINFRDLGWHKWIIAPKGFMANYCHGECPFSLTISLNSSNYAFMQALMHAVDPEVPQAVCIPTKLSPISMLYQDNDDNVILRHYEDMIVDECGCG; translated from the exons ATGCTGCCTTCCCTAGCAGCCTTggctctctgcctcctgtacactcTGGCCTTGGGCCAGACACTCCAATTCCATGAACATGTCTTTCTCCGATTTCTGGGCTTAGACAAAGTGCCTTCACCCAAGAAATTCCAACCTGTGCCTTCCATCTTGAAGAGAATTTTCCAGGCTCAAGAGGCAGCAGCCAGCACCGGCATCTCCAAAGACCTGTGCTACGTGAAGGAGCTGGGCGTCCGTGGAAACATCCTGCGGCTTCTCCCAGATCAAG GTTCTTTCCTTTACTCCGAGAACCTTTCGCACGCCCCCTGCCTACAGAAGCTCCTGTCCTTTAACCTGTCTGCCATCGGGGATGAGGAGCAGTTGACAATGGCCCAGCTGGGCCTGGACTTGGGGCCCAACACTTATTATAACCTGGGACCAGAGCTGGAACTGTCTCTGTCCCTGGTTCAAACGGAGCCCCATGTCAGAGACCAGGCCACCCCGAAGATGGGTAAAATGTTTACACTGCAGTCAGTACCGTGGCCTCAAGGTGTCCTTCACTTCAACCTGCTGGATGTGGCTAAGAGGAATAATGACCCCCACAAGAATTTAGCTTTGTTTCTAGAGATAGTGGTCAAAGGAGGCAGAGCCTCAGGGGAGAATTTTCAGCTCGAGGGCACCTGCGCCAGACTGAGGCGTTCTCTTCACGCTTCACTGCTGGTGGTCACCCTCCACCCTGAGCAGTGCCGATCTCCCTCCCGCAAGAGGAGGGCGGCCGTCTCTACCTCGAAGGCTGCTTGCAAGAGCCTCTGCCACCGCCACCAGCTGTTCATCAACTTCCGGGATCTGGGTTGGCACAAGTGGATCATCGCCCCCAAGGGTTTCATGGCCAATTACTGCCATGGAGAATGTCCTTTCTCACTGACAATTTCCCTCAACAGCTCCAATTATGCTTTCATGCAAGCGTTGATGCACGCTGTCGACCCGGAGGTTCCCCAGGCTGTCTGCATCCCCACCAAGCTGTCCCCCATCTCCATGCTCTACCAGGACAATGATGACAACGTCATTCTTCGGCATTATGAAGACATGATAGTGGATGAGTGTGGGTGCGGGTAG